The Brachyspira hyodysenteriae ATCC 27164 sequence TTTATGTAAGCGATGCAAGAAACTCTGTTTACAATGTAAGAGAAGCTGTAGGAGATAACAATATAGAAAAAGTTTCATCTGTTATAAATAGATATGCATACTATAAAAAACAGCCTAGTTTCATGGTTAATGATTCTCTTTCTGTTTCTATGATAGGAAAAGAATATCCTAACTACTTTGAACTTATAGTACTTGCTATAACAGCATTACTCATACTTGTTTGTCAGTTATTTATCAAAGCGGTAGTATATTTCTTTAAATACATTATGCAGATAAAAAGCAATAAAGATTATGTTGAAAGCATAAGAGGAAATGATGAGCTTATAAATAACAATATAGTTAACTCACAATTACCTAAATCAAATGCTATTGAAGAAATGCCTCCTATGATTCAAAAAGTACATTACAAAGTACCTGATGAATATCTAAAAGAAAATAATAATTCAAAAGATGAGGATAAATTCAACATAGGAAAAGATATATTAAATATAGTATCTAATATAAAAGATGAAATAAATGCATGCAAAAATAAATTTACTGTTTCAAAAGAGGACTTAGAAGATAAAAAAGAAAATTCAGAAAATCAATTAGAAGAAAGTACAACAGAAGAAGAAACTATAGAAGAAATAAACGAAATAAATACTGAAATAGATATAGAAACTGCATTTGCTAATATAAAAAAGGATTTACAAGAAGAATATGATAGAGCTATAGAAGAGAATTTCTTAGAAGATAGTCTTTATGATATGAGCAGTGAAGAAGAAGTTTATGAAGACATTAATATATCAGAAAATGATGATATGTCTATAAACGAATACGAAATTAAAGAAGAAAAAGAAGAAGAAAATAATGATACTGTTATAAATGATTATGAGATAAAAGAAGAGCAATATGCTGAAAATAATGATGATGATAAAGAATTCATGTCTATATCTAATGAAGAATTAAATATTAAATCATCAGATTCAGATATTGACAATAATTTTATAGCTGAAAGTTTATCTTTAGATGAAAATATATTAAAAAATAATGTATTAAATAATTCTGAAGAGAAAGAAGAAGAAAATGCTTACAAAATCGATAATGAATTTAATAAAAAAATAATAAAAAATGATTTATTATCAAGCTATAAAGAAAAAGAAGAAGAAAAAAATAAAGAATATGTAAGAAATTTATTCAATAGTAAGAAAACAGAGAACCATATAAATAATGATTCTCATGATATTAGTATGGATATATTAAATTCATATAATAAAGCTATCGATAATATAAAAAATAAAAGCGAAAAAGAAGAGGATTCTAAAGAAGATGTAAAAGCATCTAACTTGGATAATGAGTCTAATTCAAGAACAGATGATGTGTTTGCCGCTTTCGATAAAATGTTATCCTCTATAATAAGCAAAGCAGAGGAAGATGCGAGAAAAAGCATAACAAAAAAATAATAGTTATTTAGAGGTGTTAATATGTCTGACAAAAATAAGATATCTATCTTTGTGTATGTATCTATACTTATAAATTTGATAGTTCTTGCTTTATTTATTACGTTTGTATTCGGACTGAAAAAAGATGCTTTTGATGTTGATACAAAGAAACTTGATAGAAATGCTTTGATATGTCAGAATAGTATAGTAAATTTGGTGAAAGATTATGATGAAAGACTTAACAAAATAGTTGATAGCTATCCTTTTATTAATCTTTTACAGCAGGTTATATTAAATGGAATAGATACTGCAGAAAGAGATAGAATTATATCAATATTCAGAAGCGGTAATTATCCTTTTGATACAGTAGCATTATACTTAGCAGATGGAAAATCAGTATTTTCTTCTCCTGTAAAAACTAAACCTGTAGATTTAGAAAGCTACAAAAATTCTAAAGCTGTGGCATTTTTTGATAAAGATTATGACGGCGTATATTTTGTTAAGCCAATAAAAAATGACAGAGGAATAGAAGTAGGATATATAGTAGCAAGCGTATTTAAGAAAATATTTGAAAATACATCATATAATTTAAACTTCGTAGTACTTTCTAATGGTGTTGTCTATTATAACCCTTCTATAGATATTAACAGCATATCAATAGACAGTTTAACTCAATATATGAATAAAGATATAGGAAGTTCTGGTACTATAGATGCTGATAATAATACATTTGCTTTTTATTCAGGTAAAGTTAAAGATATAGATAATTTTAGTATAGGTATATTAGAACTTAATGTACCTATAGTTCAAAAGTATTTAAAATATATAATATTAGCACTTTTATCTTTATCTTTTATATTCTTGCTTACAACTTCTCTAGTAGAAAGATTCAAACCTGCTGCTAATAATAATATAACAGAAGAATCTGAAGAAGATGATATATATGATGAAAGCGAACCTCCTATAAATAATTATGATAATGCTAATATTGTAAATGATGAAGAGTTTAATATTGATGATTATGATAATGATATAGAAGGCTTAGATGATGAAAGTATTAAATATCTAAATAAAGTAGATAAAATAACAAAAAATAGTAAACTTGATCTTCCTAATATAGATGAAATAGAAGATATAAAAGTTGAAGATAATGATACAAGATTGAATGATGTAATGGATTATGAAGATAATGATGATGAAATAATCAAATTAGATGATGTACTAGAAGACGGCGGAGAAACAATTCAAGATGATAATGATGAAGATGAAGAAATAAAAATAGAAGATTTATCATCTTTAGATAAAGTATTAGAAAATGAAGATAATGATGAAGATGAGAGTATTAAATTAGAAAATATAGAAAATTTGGATGATGTGCTAGATGAACAGCAAGATGAATTAGAAGATGTTCCTAATATAGACGATGTACTTGATGAACAGAAAGATGAATTAGAAGATATACCTAGTTTGGACGATATAGTTGATGAAGATAATGAAGAAAATAATACAGAGGATGTACCTAGTTTAGACGATGTACTCAATGATGATAATACAGAAGATGTTCCTAATTTAGATGATGTACTAGATGAACAAGAAGATGAATTAGAAGATGTTCCTAATTTAGACGATGTACTCGATGAAGAAGAGAAAGAAAATAATACAGAAGACAATAGTAATGAAAGTATGCCTGAAATGAAAGAGTATTCTGATGAGGAGCTTTTAGATTCTAATCTTTTATTGGATGATGATGAAGACAATAATATAGATGATACTGTAGGCGATTTGAACGATATACCTGATCTACATGATGAAATAAAAGAACCTGAAGAAGATAAAGAAGATAATAAAGACATGCTTGAAATGAAAGAGTATTCTGATGAGGAGCTTTTAGATTCTAATCATTTATTGGACGATGATGAAGATAATAACGAAGAAGACAATAATATAGATGATACTGTAGGTGATTTAGATGATATACCTGATTTGGATGATGTAATAGATAATATTACAGAAGAGAATGATAATACAGAAAATAGTAATGAAGAAAATGAAGAATCTGATGAAAATATTCCTGAAATGAAAGAGTATTCTGATGAGGAGCTTTTAGATTCTAATCATTTATTGGACGATGATGAAGATAATAACGAAGAAGACAATAATATAGATGATACTGTAGGCGATTTAGATGATATACCTGATTTAGACGATGTAATAGACGATATTACAGAAGAAAATGATAATACAGAAAATAGTAATGAAGAAAATGAAGAATCTGATGAAAATATTCCTGAAATGAAAGAGTATTCTGATGAAGAGCTTTTAGATTCTAATCATTTATTAGACGATGATGAAGATAATAACGAAGAAGACAATAATATAGATGATACTGTAGGCGATTTGGATGATATACCTGATTTAGACGATGTAATAGACGATATTACAGAAGAAAATGATAATACAGAAAATAGTAATGAAGAAAATGAAGAATCTGATGAAAACATGCCTGAAATGAGAGAGTATTCTGATGAAGAGCTTTTGGATTCTGATCATTTAGTAGATGATGATAATGAAGAAGATTTAAATGATATACCTGATACAAACGATGAAGTTAAAGAATCTGAAGAAGCTGATAATGAAGAGCTAGAAGAAACTATTGATGATAATAATAACTCATCAGATAATGATATTATAAAAGGAATTGATGATATTATAGATGATAATGATGACAATAAAGAGGGGGATATTTTGATAAGTCATGGATCTATTTTAGAAGATGAAATAGTAAAAAAAGAAGAGGAATACTTTTCTTCAAGCGATGCTTTCAATTTTTCGCTTAACAGAGATTTTTTGCTAGGAGATTATGATGATGAAGAAAATGACAGCAATAATAATGGAAGCTCTAATATATCACCTAATTTCAATGAAGAATATGATGACGGAGAAGTAATTAAACCTGCAAGTGAAAAAGATAGTTTCGATACAGAAGATTTAATAGATAAAGATTTATATGACCCTGAAGAAGTTCCTAAAGTTCCAGATGACTTTTATAGAGAAGCAGAAGAAAAAGTAAAAGAAAATATGACTTCTAATTGGAAGAAAGTTTTAAAAGCTCTTAGAGGTAAAAAATTTGTCAATAAAAATATGAGCGAAATGCTAGAATGGGTAAAAGAACAATCTGGACTTGATATAATACATGCAGCTATGCTTACAAGACAAGATAATGGAAGTTATGATATAGCAGAATCTCAAAATATTTCTGATAATACAAAAAATAAATTGAATATTAGCGAGAATGAAGCTTTATTCAAAAAGATTCTGTCTCATAAAAAAACATTATATGTATCTGATCCATTCGCTTCAGATTCTATAAAAAGTAAATTTGATTCTGAAGATAGAAAAGATATTTCCCATATGATATTTGTACCAATAGAAAATGATGAAGGAGGATTAAAATCATTTTTTATAGGACTTTCATCTAACTAGTAAAATAAAAGAGGTTATATAAACAAATGGAATATATTATAGTAGTATCGGCGTTTATTGTTATAGGAATCATTGTTAGTTTAGTATTCGGTAAAATACTTAAAATAAAAGTATTTGGCGGTTGGGTTATGATGTTTCTTATAGCAACTGTCGGTGCTCTGCTTGGATCATACTATTTACCTAGATTAAGCAATATACAATATATAAAAATAAATTTATCATCTGCGATATTAGGATCTTTTATATTGGTGATTCTTTTATATATATTTACTCCTAAATCTTTAAAATAAGGATATAAATACATGTTCATAAAAGAAGTAAGAGAAATAGTAAAACCTAGTATAAAAGATGAAGATGCTATAGAAAATATAAGAAAAGCAGCTGAAATAGCACAAAATTCTATTGACTTGGCATTTAAACTTTGTATGTCAGGAGTAAGAGCCTCTAAAGTAGATAAGGAAGTAGAAAAATATATAAAATCACAAAATGCCTACCCTGCCAATTTTGAAGTTCCTGATTACGGATTTGCTACAAGCATATCAAGCGGAAATGAAATAGCACATGGAAGACCTACAAATAATAAAATACTTGTTCATGGTGAGCCTGTATGCGTTGATGTAGGAGTTAAATATAATGGATATTATGCTGATTGTGCTAGAACTATAGTTATAGAAGGCGGTATGGGTTCTGTAAATCATAGAGCTTATAAACTTATAGATGCTTGCAAAAAATCTTTAGAATATGGTATTTATAAATTAAGACCTAATGTGCTTTTAAGCGAATATGGAAGAACTGTTGAAAATAAAGTTCATGAATACGGATTCAGCGTAATAAAATCGCTTACAGGACATGGCGTAGGCTATGAATATCATGAAGCTCCTTATATATTTAATTTTTATCATCCTAATAATGATGTTGCATTAGAACCTAATATGGTGCTTGCATTAGAGCTTATGATAACAAATGGTACAGATAAATACGAAAAAGAAAAAGACGGCTGGACTTTATCAACTCCTGATTATTCTTTAGCTGTTCATTTTGAGCATACTGTTTTAATCACTCAAACTGGTGTAGAAATTCTCGGTATAAAAAAACAATAAAAAATAATTATTATTCTTTTAATAAAATCTCAATTTAATTCTTTACTAATAATTCAATAATATAGAAAGTTTATCAAAAATAATATATACTAGTACAAATTAAATTTTAGGAATATATATAATGGGAAGCGTATTTGGAAATAATATTAAATTAAGTTTATTCGGAGAATCTCATGGAGAAGCTATAGGCTGTGTTATAGACGGATTTCCTTACGGAATTAATATAGATAATGATTTTATAGACAGTGAAATGGACAGAAGAAGAGCTAAAAATGCAAAGCTCACAACAGCAAGAAATGAAGCCGATAAAGCAGAAATATTATCAGGAATACTTGAAGGTAAAAGTACAGGTATGCCGATAGCCGCAATCATAAGAAATGAAAACAAAAGAAGCGGAGATTATTCTAATTTAAAAACACTTCCTAGACCTTCGCATAGTGATTATACTGCAATGCTAAGATATGACGGATTCAATGATATAAGAGGCGGCGGACATTTCTCAGGAAGACTTACTGCTCCTTTAGTATTTGCAGGTGCTTTGGCAAAATTGGCATTGAAAGAAAAATTTGATATTAATATAGCAGCTCATATAAAACAAATATACAATATAAAAGATAAATATCCTAATAATGTTTTTCCAACTTATGAAGAGTTTACTCATAATTATAATAAAGAATTAAGTGTATTTGATAATGAAGCTATGGATAAAATGATAAAAACTATTGAAGAAGCCAAAATGAATATGGACTCAGTAGGAGGTATTATAACTGCTGCCGTATTTAATATGCCTGCAGGATTCGGAGATCCTTTTTATTCATCTATAGAAAGCAGAATAGCTCAGTCTATATTTGCTGTGCCTGCTGTAAAGGGAATAGACTTCGGACTTGGATTTGACTTTGTTAATTATAAAGCAAGCGAATGTAATGATGCTTACACTATAAAAAATGATAATAATATAAAAAGAGTTGAAACAAAAACTAATAATAATGGCGGTATATTAGGCGGTATATCAAATGGAATGCCTATAGTAGTTAATGTAGTTATAAAGCCTACCCCATCAATATCAAAAGAACAATTAACTTTGAATATAGAAACAAAAGAAGAAGAAACTCTTGTAATTAAAGGACGTCATGATCCATGCATAGCTGTAAGGGCTGTAGCTGTTATAGAATCTGCCATTGCTGTTTCAATACTTGATTTATGTTTGGATATGAAAGGAAAATTGATTTAATAGCATATTTATACAGTATTAAAAATTTGTAATTAATGAAAAATTGTATATACTATATAAAATAAAAACATTATAGGATATTAAGTGAAGAAAATATTTACAGATATACCTCATCCGATAAAAGAAATAGCAAGAATATTATATGTTGAAGGCTTTCAGTGTTTTTTAGTAGGCGGTGCAGTTAGAGATTCTATAATGGGCATCACTCCGCATGAATATGATATAACTACAGATGCAAGACCAGAGGACGTACAAAGAATATTTAAATATACTATCCCAACAGGCATCAAGCATGGAACTATACTTGTAATTATAGAAGATATGCATGTGGAAATAACAACTTTTAGAAGCGATGGAAATTACAGTGACGGAAGACATCCAGATCATGTAGAATATGCTACTAGTATAGAAGAAGATTTACCTAGGAGAGATTTAACAATAAATGCTATGGCATATAACATTTTAGACGGAAGTCTAATAGATATGTTTGACGGCATGAAAGATATAAAAAAAAAGATAGTAAAATCTGTAGGAAATCCTTATGAAAGATTCAGCGAAGACGGACTTAGAATAATGCGTGCTATAAGATTCGCTACAAAATTAGATTTCGATATAGAAAAAGAAACATTTGATGCTATAACTCACTCTACAGGTATGCTTGCATCAATTGCAGCGGAAAGAATAAGAGAAGAGTTTAATGGCATACTACTATCCAAAAATCCTTTCAGGGGATTAGAATTACTTAGAAAAACAGGCGTATTATCTCTAATATTGCCAGAACTTATGCAGGGTTTTGGAGTAAATCAAAATAAATTCCATAAGTATGATGTTTATTATCATATTCTTCATACCATACAGTCAGTAGAGCCTTTAGAAACTGAAGAATTAACATTATTAGTAAGGCTGGCAGCACTATTTCATGATATAGCTAAACCTATGGTTCAAAAAAAGGTATCAAAACAAGATGATCCTGTTTATTATAATCATGAGGTTGTAGGAGCTAATATCGCCAAAAAAATAATGAAAAGATTAAAATATTCAAATTCTGAAATAGATTTTGTAACATTATTAGTAAGACAGCATATGTTCTATTATCAAGATGAATGGACTGACGGTGCAGTTAGAAGATTTATGCGTGCTATTGGTGTTGAAAATATAAGACCTCTTTTAAGATTAAGAGAAGCTGACAGACTTGGAAGCGGAAACAGAAAGGATAAAGAAAGCAAAGCTATACCTAAATTATTGGCTAGAATCGACAAAATAATCGAAGAAGAAAATGCTATTACTGTTAAAGATCTCAAAATAGACGGAAATGATTTAATCAATGAATTTAATTTAAATCCGGGACCTTTAATAGGCAAAATACTAAATTATTTACTAGATTTAATATTAGATGAACCTGAATTAAATAATAGAGAATTCCTTATGGAAAAAACAAAAAACTTTTTAGAGAGTAATAATATAAAAGATGGGGTATAAAAATGTATTTGCTTTCAGATATAGGAAACACTAGAGCTAAGTTAGCAATTTTTGAAGAAAAAAATTGCAAACCTTTATATTATAAAGCTATAGAACATAGCAATGCTTTAGATTTAGTAAGTGCATTAAATGAAATAAAAAATAATCATACAGATATAAAACAGGTATTTTACAGCAGTGTTTCACTGAAAGTAAATGATTTATTTGAAGGCAGCGTGGAAGATTGTTTCAATATGAAGCCTTACAGAGTTACCCATAATGATATTGAATTAAAAGGTAATTCTTATGAGCCTAAAGATTCTGTAGGTATAGACAGAATATTATCTACTTATGCATCTATATGTCTTGAAAAAATCAGTAATAGTAATGAAGAGAAATACGCTTCAGTTGTTATAGATATGGGTACAGCTACAACAGTAAGCATTATGATTTCAGATTTTACATTTCTAGGCGGTATGATAATAGCAGGTACAAAAACAAGCTATCAGGCATTATCAAATGTTACTTCTTTACCTTATTATGAAATAGGTCCTATAGAATCAATACCAAATCCTATAAACAATAATGTGAAAGATGCCATAATGTCAGGTGCTATATATAATACAATAGGTACTGTTAATTATGCAGTATCGGAAACCAAAAAGTATATAAAATCTAAATATAATATTAAATGCAAAATCTTTTTAACAGGCGGAATATCCAATTTAAAATTATTGAAATGTAAAGTTTATCCGTTTCTAGTTTTACAGGGTATTTACTTTAATATGATAGCTAAAAATAAATAACTTTTTAATGCTGTCAGTAATATGTTTCAATTCAAAACTATTATAATATATATATTTTTTATAAAAAAAATTCACTAAAAAGTATGCACTTAGTATAATAAAATATATCATTTAGTACATATATATTTGACAAATGAGAAAAAACTGATATACTTTAAACTATATATAAGAAAAGAATGGAGGATTTGCCAATGACTACAGGTAAAGTAACTATACAAAATGATACAGGACTTCATGCCAGACCTGGTAATGAATTTGTAACATTTATTAAATCATTAACAGGATGTAAAATAGAAATAGAAAATGAAGCTGGTAAAAGAGTTAATGCTTCATCTCTTTTAAAAGTTTTATCATTAGGTGTAAAAAAAGGTTCTGTACTCACTGTTTATTGTGATGGAGAAAATGAAGCAGAAAATCTAAAAAAAATAGAAGAATTTATGGCTAATTTAAAAGACTAATTAAATTTAATTTTATTTATGGAATTATAATATGGAAAAAAGAATTACTGGAATAGGGGTTTCTCCCGGTATAGCTATAGGTAAGGTTTATCTCTTTTTAAAAAAAGACATAGTAATTTCTAAATGCCCATGTAAAGAGGTAGAGTCTGAAAAGGCAAAATTGTTAGAAGCTAGAAATAAAACAAAAGAACAGCTTCTTAAGATAAGAGAATCTACAGCTAAAAAAGTTTCTGAAGAAAAAGCAGCAATATTTGATGCTCATATTACTTTGCTTGAAGATGAAGATTTACTTGAAGAAGTTAATAATATCATAACTGATGATAAAGTATGTGCTGAATATGCTTTATCTCAAGGTATAGAAATTTATACTAAAATGTTAAGCGAAGTTGAAGATGAGTATTTGAGAGAGAGAGCTGGAGATTTACTTGATATTTCTGACAGATGGATAAGAAATATTCAAGGAGAAGATATAGTTGATGTATCTAATCTTCCTAAAGATTCTATAGTAATTGCAAGAGATTTAACACCTTCTGATACTGCTAATTTAGATTTGGATAATACTCTTGCATTTGTTACAGAAATAGGAGGAAGAACTTCTCATACATCTATTATGGCTAGATCTTTAGAGCTTCCTGCTGTTGTAGGTGTTGGTGATAGTTTGAGTGATATAGAAAATGATCAAATTATAATCATTAATGGAAATACAGGTTCTGTTATAGTAAATCCTACAAAAGAATCTATAGATGAATGTTTGAAGCTTAAAGAAGAATTTGATAAGAAAAGAGCTTTATTAAAAGAGTATGCCCATAAAGATGCTATATCAAAAGATGGTACAAAAATAAGAGTATATGCTAATATAGGTTCTCCTGCTGATTTAGGCGGAGTTTTGAAAAATGGGGCTGATGGTATAGGACTTTATAGAACAGAGTTTCTTTTTATGGAAAATACTGATTTCCCTACAGAAGATGAACAATTTAAAGCATATAAAGAAGTAGCTGTTGCTATGAGCGGTCATACTGTTACTATAAGAACTATGGATATAGGCGGTGATAAATATCTGCCTTATTTAGAGATGCCTAAAGAAGAAAATCCGGCACTTGGGTGGAGAGCTTTAAGAATATGTTTGGACAAAACTTCTATTATTAGAACTCAATTTAGGGCTTTACTTAGAGCATCTGCTTTTGGTAAAATAAAAGTAATGCTTCCTATGATAGTATCTATAGAAGAACTTCGTAAAGCTAAATCTATATTCAATGAATGTAAATTAGAACTAATGAAAGAAAATATTCCTTTTAATGAAGCTTTAGAATTGGGTATGATGATAGAAACACCTTCTGTTGTATTCAGAGCAGAAGCTTTCGCAAGAGAATCTGATTTCTTCTCTATCGGTACTAATGACTTAA is a genomic window containing:
- a CDS encoding AAA family ATPase encodes the protein MSDKNKISIFVYVSILINLIVLALFITFVFGLKKDAFDVDTKKLDRNALICQNSIVNLVKDYDERLNKIVDSYPFINLLQQVILNGIDTAERDRIISIFRSGNYPFDTVALYLADGKSVFSSPVKTKPVDLESYKNSKAVAFFDKDYDGVYFVKPIKNDRGIEVGYIVASVFKKIFENTSYNLNFVVLSNGVVYYNPSIDINSISIDSLTQYMNKDIGSSGTIDADNNTFAFYSGKVKDIDNFSIGILELNVPIVQKYLKYIILALLSLSFIFLLTTSLVERFKPAANNNITEESEEDDIYDESEPPINNYDNANIVNDEEFNIDDYDNDIEGLDDESIKYLNKVDKITKNSKLDLPNIDEIEDIKVEDNDTRLNDVMDYEDNDDEIIKLDDVLEDGGETIQDDNDEDEEIKIEDLSSLDKVLENEDNDEDESIKLENIENLDDVLDEQQDELEDVPNIDDVLDEQKDELEDIPSLDDIVDEDNEENNTEDVPSLDDVLNDDNTEDVPNLDDVLDEQEDELEDVPNLDDVLDEEEKENNTEDNSNESMPEMKEYSDEELLDSNLLLDDDEDNNIDDTVGDLNDIPDLHDEIKEPEEDKEDNKDMLEMKEYSDEELLDSNHLLDDDEDNNEEDNNIDDTVGDLDDIPDLDDVIDNITEENDNTENSNEENEESDENIPEMKEYSDEELLDSNHLLDDDEDNNEEDNNIDDTVGDLDDIPDLDDVIDDITEENDNTENSNEENEESDENIPEMKEYSDEELLDSNHLLDDDEDNNEEDNNIDDTVGDLDDIPDLDDVIDDITEENDNTENSNEENEESDENMPEMREYSDEELLDSDHLVDDDNEEDLNDIPDTNDEVKESEEADNEELEETIDDNNNSSDNDIIKGIDDIIDDNDDNKEGDILISHGSILEDEIVKKEEEYFSSSDAFNFSLNRDFLLGDYDDEENDSNNNGSSNISPNFNEEYDDGEVIKPASEKDSFDTEDLIDKDLYDPEEVPKVPDDFYREAEEKVKENMTSNWKKVLKALRGKKFVNKNMSEMLEWVKEQSGLDIIHAAMLTRQDNGSYDIAESQNISDNTKNKLNISENEALFKKILSHKKTLYVSDPFASDSIKSKFDSEDRKDISHMIFVPIENDEGGLKSFFIGLSSN
- the aroC gene encoding chorismate synthase codes for the protein MGSVFGNNIKLSLFGESHGEAIGCVIDGFPYGINIDNDFIDSEMDRRRAKNAKLTTARNEADKAEILSGILEGKSTGMPIAAIIRNENKRSGDYSNLKTLPRPSHSDYTAMLRYDGFNDIRGGGHFSGRLTAPLVFAGALAKLALKEKFDINIAAHIKQIYNIKDKYPNNVFPTYEEFTHNYNKELSVFDNEAMDKMIKTIEEAKMNMDSVGGIITAAVFNMPAGFGDPFYSSIESRIAQSIFAVPAVKGIDFGLGFDFVNYKASECNDAYTIKNDNNIKRVETKTNNNGGILGGISNGMPIVVNVVIKPTPSISKEQLTLNIETKEEETLVIKGRHDPCIAVRAVAVIESAIAVSILDLCLDMKGKLI
- the map gene encoding type I methionyl aminopeptidase; translation: MFIKEVREIVKPSIKDEDAIENIRKAAEIAQNSIDLAFKLCMSGVRASKVDKEVEKYIKSQNAYPANFEVPDYGFATSISSGNEIAHGRPTNNKILVHGEPVCVDVGVKYNGYYADCARTIVIEGGMGSVNHRAYKLIDACKKSLEYGIYKLRPNVLLSEYGRTVENKVHEYGFSVIKSLTGHGVGYEYHEAPYIFNFYHPNNDVALEPNMVLALELMITNGTDKYEKEKDGWTLSTPDYSLAVHFEHTVLITQTGVEILGIKKQ
- the ptsP gene encoding phosphoenolpyruvate--protein phosphotransferase; translation: MEKRITGIGVSPGIAIGKVYLFLKKDIVISKCPCKEVESEKAKLLEARNKTKEQLLKIRESTAKKVSEEKAAIFDAHITLLEDEDLLEEVNNIITDDKVCAEYALSQGIEIYTKMLSEVEDEYLRERAGDLLDISDRWIRNIQGEDIVDVSNLPKDSIVIARDLTPSDTANLDLDNTLAFVTEIGGRTSHTSIMARSLELPAVVGVGDSLSDIENDQIIIINGNTGSVIVNPTKESIDECLKLKEEFDKKRALLKEYAHKDAISKDGTKIRVYANIGSPADLGGVLKNGADGIGLYRTEFLFMENTDFPTEDEQFKAYKEVAVAMSGHTVTIRTMDIGGDKYLPYLEMPKEENPALGWRALRICLDKTSIIRTQFRALLRASAFGKIKVMLPMIVSIEELRKAKSIFNECKLELMKENIPFNEALELGMMIETPSVVFRAEAFARESDFFSIGTNDLTQYTLASDRGNEKIAAICDPYNPSVLIAIKMAIEGAHASGIIISMCGELAGDLLAVPLLFGLGLDVFSMSAISIPEVKKMIISLDKSECQMLAKRVLSLDTAEEVKAELLRFIEVHERGGTISY
- a CDS encoding CCA tRNA nucleotidyltransferase, whose amino-acid sequence is MKKIFTDIPHPIKEIARILYVEGFQCFLVGGAVRDSIMGITPHEYDITTDARPEDVQRIFKYTIPTGIKHGTILVIIEDMHVEITTFRSDGNYSDGRHPDHVEYATSIEEDLPRRDLTINAMAYNILDGSLIDMFDGMKDIKKKIVKSVGNPYERFSEDGLRIMRAIRFATKLDFDIEKETFDAITHSTGMLASIAAERIREEFNGILLSKNPFRGLELLRKTGVLSLILPELMQGFGVNQNKFHKYDVYYHILHTIQSVEPLETEELTLLVRLAALFHDIAKPMVQKKVSKQDDPVYYNHEVVGANIAKKIMKRLKYSNSEIDFVTLLVRQHMFYYQDEWTDGAVRRFMRAIGVENIRPLLRLREADRLGSGNRKDKESKAIPKLLARIDKIIEEENAITVKDLKIDGNDLINEFNLNPGPLIGKILNYLLDLILDEPELNNREFLMEKTKNFLESNNIKDGV
- a CDS encoding type III pantothenate kinase; translated protein: MYLLSDIGNTRAKLAIFEEKNCKPLYYKAIEHSNALDLVSALNEIKNNHTDIKQVFYSSVSLKVNDLFEGSVEDCFNMKPYRVTHNDIELKGNSYEPKDSVGIDRILSTYASICLEKISNSNEEKYASVVIDMGTATTVSIMISDFTFLGGMIIAGTKTSYQALSNVTSLPYYEIGPIESIPNPINNNVKDAIMSGAIYNTIGTVNYAVSETKKYIKSKYNIKCKIFLTGGISNLKLLKCKVYPFLVLQGIYFNMIAKNK
- a CDS encoding HPr family phosphocarrier protein, whose translation is MTTGKVTIQNDTGLHARPGNEFVTFIKSLTGCKIEIENEAGKRVNASSLLKVLSLGVKKGSVLTVYCDGENEAENLKKIEEFMANLKD